TTTTAAAATTATAATTCCTAAATCGGTATCTTTTTCAAGTGCAATTTCCTGTTGATATTCTGAAAATCCTAAAAGACTAATTCCAATTTTATAACTCCCTTTTTTAAGAACGATTTCAAAAGTTCCATCTGGTTTGGTCGTAGTTCCGTCGATAATTTTTCCTTCTGAATTGAATATCGAAATATCTGCCCATTCCAAAAGAGCTTTTTCACTTGATACTTTACCTTTTAATTGCAATGTCGACTGTGCCAAACAAAATAAAGGCAATACTAATAGAATAAGGAGGTTTAATTTTGTCATGATTTCTAATGTTAACTTGTTCGATTAATTTGAAGCAAAGCTCTATCAGAAATTTTCGGAATTCGACCGACAAAAAAAGTCGAACCATTTTATTCTCAAGAAATGGGTTCGACTTTATTTAGCATCAAGTTCGACTTTTTACAAAACCTTTATTTTCAACTATTTCTATAAGCTGTTGGTGTTAAATTAGTATATTTTTTAAAAGCAGTATTAAATGAAGATTTAGAATTAAAACCAACTTCGTACAGAATTTCCAAAACCGTAAGATTGCTTTTTGACGAATCTTTTAAAATCTTCATGGCTTTTTGAATGCGATATTCATTGACAAAATCAAAAAAATGCTGATCGATATGATGATTAATTAAAACCGACAATTCACGAACCGGCATATTAATTTGATTACTTAATTCTTGAATGGTCAACGAAGGATCAAGAAAAGGTTCCTTCTGATCCATATATTCTCTTAAACTCAAAATCTGATTTTTGATTACGTCATTTTCAAAAGTATCAGAGGTTTGTTTTTCTTCAGTTTCCGGAAGAATGTCTTTTGCTAGTTTTAATTTTGAATTTATGCCTCTAAAAAGTTCAGGATGATTTAAAGCTTTCATTATAAACCAACACGTAACGAGCAGCGCAATACTTCCCACCAAAACATTAGCCCAAATAAAGGTTTCCTTGAAATTTGTGTAACGCAATAAATTTTTCAATACCACAATTGAATGTGCAATAAGAAAAACCGTAGTCATTTGAAAAAGCCATCTGTAGGTTGAAAAGCCTGTTCTGGCATAATTCTCTAAATAAAGCTCTTTATATTTCTTTAAAATCAAATAAACACTTACAATGTAAAACAAATACTGAACTTCGACTACGACACGAAAAAACAGCATTTCAGGCATTTGATTGTGCACTTCGAAAAACTGAATTTTCTGCAATTCATCTGCTGCATAAAATCGGGGAATGAAAATTAAATTCACAACCAAAAAAGGAATCACATGCCATAAATGTTTCCATTTTAATTGAAAATCAGAATAGCATACTGCCAAAACAAACAAATAAAACAACGGCATTCCTAATAAGCATGTTGTCCATCTAAAAGCTTCTAGATTTAATTGTCCTTCGATAAATTTGTAAAAAAAGAAACCACTTAGATCCAGCGCACTTAAAATAAAAAAGAAGGCAAATAAACGGTTCGCCAGTTTATTCTGTGTTTTTACAGTAAAAAGAAAAAACGCAAGCAAGAGCGAAACAAAAACGGCAATCCATGCGATTACATTTAAAAAATTTAATTTGTCCATTGGGGTTTATTATAAAACAAATATAGCATTTTACTTCATTTAGACAGAAGTTCAAAACAATTCGAAGACGCAAAAGCATTTGAAAAAAGGCTAAAAATCTTGCTCAGTTTAACTTTGATTTTTTACTGAGTTGCCATAAAAAAGTTTAATTTTGGAGGATAACTATTTCTACAAAAAATGACGTTTACAAAAACAACCGAACAATCTTCAAAATACGAACATTTAGAAAAAATGTCAGTTAATGAACTACTGACCAATATTAATAACGAAGACAAAACTGTGCCTCATGCAGTCGAAAAAGCCTTACCGCAGATCGAAGCTTTGGTAGCACAAACTGTGGCAAATTTAAAATTGGGCGGACGTATTTTTTATATTGGAGCTGGAACATCTGGCCGTTTAGGTGTTGTAGATGCTTCTGAATGCCCGCCAACTTTTGGCGTTCCATTTGATTTGGTAAACGGAATTATCGCAGGAGGTGACACCGCTATCCGTCGTGCTGTAGAAAATGCCGAAGATAATCCAACGCAAGCGTGGCTTGATTTACAAGCGCACAACATCAATCAAAATGATATAGTAATTGGAATTGCGGCTTCGGGAACCACTCCGTATGTTATTGGTGGTTTAGAAACTTGTAACGAAAATAATATTGCAACAGGTTGTATAACGTGCAATGCAGGAAGTCCACTGGCATTAACGGCTAAATTTCCTATTGAAGTAGTAGTTGGGCCCGAATTTGTCACTGGAAGTTCAAGAATGAAAGCAGGAACTGCACAGAAATTGGTTTTAAACATGATTTCGACTGCATCAATGATTCAGCTTGGAAAAGTAAAAGGAAACAAAATGGTCGATATGCAGTTAAGTAACATTAAACTAGTTGACCGAGGTGTAAAAATGATTATGGGAGAAATTCCAGTTTCATACGAAGAAGCATCAGAATTATTAAAAAAATACGGCAGTGTAAGGAACGCTGTTGATAATTATAATAAGTAAAAGGTTTGTTTAACCGCAAAGCACGCGAAGTTTTACGCAAGGTTCGCAAGTTTTTGTAAAAGCTTTGCGAACTTTGCGCTTTAGTTAAAGTTCTAATAAAAAACTTTGCGTGCTTTGCGGTTGAACACAAGTCAAAGAAACTTAAAACCTGAAACAAAAAACATGGCAACAAACAAACAATTACTAATGAAAGGAATAAAATATTTACCTGGTGCATTGCCGTTAATGTTTATCGGCCCTTCACTAATTTACAATGCATTTCAAAATCAGCATACCAATTGGCATTATTTGGTTTTAGGAATCGGAATTATTGCCTGCTTGTCTTCGATGGTTTTAATCTTTTTGGGATTGAGAATCATCATGAAAGGTATATTTAATGACTAAATAATTCATAAATCAACCTAATCAATTTCAAATCCTTAATCACATTATCAACAAAAACATTCATGGAAAGTCTAATTCACATTCAAAAAACATTCGATAAAGTTGTTTACATTGATAAAAAAATAAACAACCGGGAGTTCGAAGATTGTGTATTTAAAAACTGCGACTTTTCAAACAGTAATTTTGGATACAATACTTTTCTGGATTGTGAATTCATCGATTGCAATCTTTCTATGACAAGTCTGGCTGGAACGAGTTTAAAAAATGTCACTTTTGGAAACTGCAAACTTTTAGGGATTGCATTTAACGAATGCGACGATTTTTTATTTCAAGTTCATTTTGAAGAATGTGTTTTAGATTATGCGTTGTTTTCGAATAAAAAAATGCCTAAAACCAAGTTCATTAATTCTTCAGTTCGCGAAGTAACCTTTATTGGAACCAATTTAACCAGTTCGGTTTTTGACAATTGTAATTTAGACGGAGCCATTTTTAATGAAACCCAATTAGCTGGAGCTGATTTTAGAACGGCTTACAATTTTAAGATTGACCCTGAATTTAATCCGATGCGAAAAGCGCAATTTTCTACCAGTGGAATTGTTGGATTATTAGACAAATATGATATTAAAATCGTTTGATTTAATTAAAAATTAAACTCTATGAGCGCAGATCAATCCTATCTGGAAAGTGCCAAAAAACAGTTTTTGTATTATAAAATGCTTGGCGAAAAAGCAATGGACCAATTAGAACCTCAACAGCTTTTTGTTACTGTAAATGAAGATACTAACAGCATTGCTTCCATTGTAAAACATATTTCGGGCAATATGCTTTCGAGGTGGACCGATTTTCTAAGTTCTGACGGCGAGAAAGAATGGCGAAACCGCGATGCCGAATTTGAAAATGATTTACAATCGAAAGAGGAAGTTTTAGAAATTTGGAACAAAGGCTGGAACTGTCTGGAAAATGCATTGGAAAGTTTAAAACCAGAACAACTCTCTGATATTATTTACATCCGAAATGAAGGTCATACGGTTATTGAAGCTATAAATCGTCAATTAGCGCATTATCCTTATCATGTTGGACAGATGATTTTTTATGCCAAACAGCTGAAAAACAGCGAATGGAACAGCTTGTCGATTCCGAAAAATAAATCAAGTAATTACAACGCTGAAAAGTTTGCCAAAGAAAAAGAAATTAAGAACTTTACCGATGACGAACTAAAAAGGTTAAAATGATTGACTATCATGTCGTTTAGGAGGATTTTGGTATTTGGGTTATAATTAAATTCTGCCAGACAGAATTATCAGCTGAACAAACTGTTGATAATAAAAGACGTAATTTAATTTTTCTCGGGATTCTCAATATTATTTTTGCTTTTTTTATTGGCTCAATTCTTATTTACAATGTCCTTTTCTAGCCCTGATGGAAGCGGCATCCTTTTTCTGGCTTCTTTAGCCAGGAAAAGATATAGCGGACAGCAGGAATAGCTCCTAAAAAATAACTTAATTAAAATGAAAAAAATTATATTCTTATTTCCAGTTCTAGCGTTAGTATCTTGTTATAACGCAGAACACAATTGCAAAGATTTCAAAAACGGAAAATTTAAATTTGAGACTGAAGTCAACGGAGTTAAAAAAACAACTTTCTTTGAACGCAAAGACAGTATTGAAATCGAAACTTTTGAAGGAAAAACAGATACCGCAACTATCCGTTGGGTAAGTGACTGCGAATATATACTGCAAAAAAAACACCCCAAAAATATGGCTGAAGAAAAAGCAATCAGCATGAAGATTTTAACCACTTCTAAAGATTCTTATACGTTCGAATATGGCTTAGTTGGTTCTGAAGAAAAACAACGAGGCACGGTTCATAAAGTGGATTAAAACCTAATTTTAAATATATTTAAAGCTCCAATTTTGGAGCTTTTTTTAAACTATGAAGTTAATAATTCACAAAGTTTAATATCTTCATTTTTTAAAACTTATAACTCTACAACTTTGTCTCTTTGTAACTAAAAAATAAAAGGTGTTTCTTTTACATTTCTATTTTAAATAGTATTTTAGAACCTAAATCTAACCAAATGAAAAATACCATTTCGCAAAGAGTTGCTGACTTTTTAAAGAGTTATCCGCCGTTTAATTTTCTTCATCAAAAAGATTTAGAAAAATTATCGGAACAGATTTCTATTATCTACAAAGAAAAAGACGCTGTCATTTTTGCTGAGAATGATAAAACCCACGATTCTTTTTATGTTGTTCATAAAGGCGCAGTGGCTTTGAAAAAAAGCACTAAAAATACCGTTCTAGATATGTGTGACGAAGGTGATATTTTTGGTCTTCGTCCGCTTTTGGCACAGGAAAACTATATAATGGAAGCAGTCGCTCATGAAGAAAGTATTTTGTATGCGATTCCGATTGCCGTTTTTAAACCTTATGCGCTAGAGAACAGAAATGTTGGCAATTTCCTGATTGAAAGCTATGCTTCGAACACCCGAAATCCATATTCTGATATTCATAAAGATAAATTATACGGAGATGATGATTTGAATGAAAATCTTCAAACGAGTAACCATTCTTTTGATTTAACACCCATAAAATATTCGAAAAAAATTGTAACCTGCAGTCCGTCTACAACTGTAAAGGACATTGCGAAAATCATGGGCAAGAAAAAAGTCGGTGCGATTTTGATTGTTGATGAAATGCTTCCAATTGGTATTTTAACCGATAAAGATCTTCGAAATAAAATCGTAACGGGAGATTTCCCGATAACGACAACCGCCGAAACGATCATGACAAAACCCGTTATTACGTATCCCAAAAAAATGACGGTTACAGAGGCGCAAATGGCAATGATGAAAAGTGATATCAGTCATTTATGTTTAACAAAAGACGGTACGGTAAATACCAAAGCAGTGGGAATTCTATCGAAACATGATGTTATGGTAGCGCTAGGAAATAATCCAGCGGTATTGATTAAAGCGCTAAAACGAACCAAAAAAATCAAAGAAATAAAACCAATCCGTAACCAGATTATGCAGTTACTGCAAGGTTATCTGGATCAAAATATTCCAATGACTTTGATTACCAAAATCATTACAGAACTTAATGAAGCTTGTACAACGCGGGTTATTGAAATCTGTTTGGATAAAATGAGCAGTCCGCCACCGGCTAAATTTGCTTGGTTAGCCATGGGAAGCCAAGGTCGAGGCGAACAAATGCTTCATACCGATCAGGATAATGCCATTGTATACGAAAATGTAAATGAGGTTTTTAGAGATGAAACGAGAGTTTATTTTCAAAAATTTGCCGGGCTTGTCAACAAAGGTCTTTTTGAAATTGGCTACGATTATTGTCCTGCCGAAATGATGGCATCAAACCCCAAATGGTGTATGAGTCTTGATGAATGGAAAAGTCAGGTATATCATTGGATTACCAATCCAGGGAAAAATGAGGTTTTATTATCGTTCATTTTCTTTGATTATAGTTCTACCTATGGCGATACTGAAATTGTGAGTCAATTATCGGATTATATTTTTGAAACTATAAAAGCCAATCCTATTTTTTATATGCATTTGGTAAGCGGTGCTTTGCAAAGCCCTTCTCCTACTGGTTTCTTCAGACAATTTTTAGTAGAACAAGATGGTGCTAACAAAGATAATTTTGACATTAAACGACGAGCTTTAATGCCTCTGACTGATGCTGCACGAGTTTTAATTTTGTCACATTCAGTTAAAGGAATCAGCAATACCGCTGAACGTTTCGAAAAACTGGCTGAACTAGAACCTAATAATAGAGAATTGTATTTATCCTGTTCGTATTCATTTAAAGCCTTACTGAAATTCAGAACCAAACAAGGTTTACTGCACCATGATTCTGGTCAATTTATCGAATTGGAATCTTTAACCAAAATGGAAAAAATTAAGCTGAAACGTACTTTTAAAACCATTAAAGAACTTCAGGAATTGATTTCGGTGCGCTTTAATATTTCAAATCTGGTGTAATGATGGGATTATTCAATTTTTGGAAAAAGGAAGAGAATCTATTCGATGAAAATATTACAATCGAAGAAACACGTTTTGTAGTTTTAGATACAGAAACAACAGGTTTTGATTATGATAACGACCGAATTTTATGCATTGGAGCATTGGTTCTTCAAAATGGAATTATTGCAGTTCAAAACAGTTTTGAAGTTTATCTCGAACAAGAGCATTATGATAAAGCGACCGCTCAGATTCATGGAATTTTGAAAGCTTTCATTATACAACGTCCAACCGAATTAGAAGCTTTGCAACAGTTTTTAGATTTTTTAGGTGATTCGATCATCATTGCACATCACACTATTTTTGATATCATGATGATCAATAAAGCTTTGGAACGAAATGGTCTTCCACAGTTGACCAACAAAACTTTAGACACAGCTTATTTGTACAAAAAGACACTAATAAAATCGCATTTGTTTGAACGAAAAGATCATTACACTCTTGATGATCTTGCTGATAAATTCGACATTTCAAAAAAAGACCGTCATACTGCTTTAGGCGACGCTTATATTACCGCTATTGCATTTTTAAAAATTATTAAAAAGTTAAAAGAGAAAAAAGCGATTAATTTGAATTTCTTGTTTAAATAAGCTGTCAGGAGTATTCTGATAGCTTATTAAAAAAACAATTATACTCTAAAATTATTCATTACTATAAAAATCACTTTCTTTTTTAAACAAATAAATCTTAGATTTTTTTAAACTTCTTTCACTAAACATTCCCAATGAATCTGGTTTTCGATATACTTTTTTAATTTCATATTCTTCTTTGTGCAATACTATCAAGCAATCTTCATTTGATTTTATATTGGCACTAAAATATCCAAAATCGTCTGTTTTCGTCACAATTCCATTTACTTTTACGTATACATCTTTAATCGGTTTATCTGTATCATAATCGTAAACATAACTATAGAATTTATTATTAGTACAACTGGATAACAATACTATTAAAATAAGAAAATATCTGATCTTCATACTAAATTTAATTTCTATTTAAAAAATAGAAATAAATATAAAACTAGAGTTTTGGTATAAAGTCTACAATAAGTTAAAAAAATACAACAATAAGTTTTTTAACTTTAAATGAAAGATATAAAAAACGCTAAGAAATCAATCTTAGCGTTTTACATTTATTTTAGTCTAAAACCAAACCAATCTGACCATCATCATCTAATTCAGTTTCGACTGGATCATCTTCTGAAATTTCTGTTTTTTCTGGAGCTTCTTCTACAGGTTCTTCATATGGAAGCGGATCTAATAAATTGACTTGTCGTAATTTATCAGTTGTTAATTGATTTCCTAAGGCTTTAAAACCTTTTACGGCTATAAAGTCTTCAACATCAATATGAAGATCGTCTTTTTGAACTCCTTTTACTTTTGCAAAAACCAATTGGGCTACCGGACGATAATCTGTAGATACAATTTCTAATTGCGAATTTGGATGATCAGTTATAAAGCTTTCCTCTTTTCCTTCGTTTTCTACTAGGAAACGTTTTAAGAAATATCGTTCCTTTTCACCATCATAGTAAATGGCAGAAATTGGTTTCTTAGGCTTCCATTTTTCCAGCACAATCATATCTTCCTCAAAGTGAGTCGATAATTCTGGAATAATCACCTTTAGTTTACCTGATTGACTAATAACTAATATTTTATCTGTCGGTTTAAATTCACCCAGAAGTTCTCCTCTTCCATCAACATTTAAACGTTTTACGGTATCATCAAACCAAACTTTTCTTGGGAGTAAAGTCGAAATTCCTTTCTCTTTTAATTCAATTTTCTTGATTGGATATTTGGTTACCAAGTTTCCTTTTGATGCTCGGCCTTTAATCGCCAATTTAGCAAAATCAATATCGAATTTCAGTTTTTTAATTGTTCCTATTTGGCGTAATAAAATCGTTACAACCTCAGCTTCACCATTTGGATTATGTGAGAAATAAACAACTTGTGAACCGTTTGTTCCATTTGTTAAATCATACGCTTTATCACGAGTGACTCCAGTAACATTAAAGCGTTTTATATAGGATGGTCCTGATTTTCCATCACGATAAATCATGTTGTAAATGGTACGTTTATCACCTTTATCGAACACGGCGACGTGAATAATATCTTTTCCAACAAATGTTTTGGAATCAACTTTGGTAATCATCATTTTACCGTCGCGCAAAAACACAATTACATCATCAATATCAGAACAATCGGCTACATATTCGTCTTTCTTTAAGCTTGTTCCAACGAAGCCTTCTTCGCGGTTTACGTATAGTTTTGTGTTACGTAAAACTACTTTTGTAGCCTCAACGTTATCAAAAACACGAAGTTCTGTCTGACGCTGACGCCCTTTTCCGTATTTCTCTTTTAATTTGGTAAAATAAGAAATAGCAAAATCAGTCAGATGTTCCAAATTGTATTCTACCTCTTTCATTTCTTCTTCAAGCTTCGAAATCAATTCGTCTGCCTTATCAGAATCGAAACGAGTAATACGAATCATCGGAATTTGAGTCAAACGCTGTAAATCATCATCGTTGATTTCTCTAACAAATGACTTTTTGAAAGGCTCAAATCTGTCATACAAGTATTTGTATAATGATTCTCTGTCTCCATATAATTTGAAATCAATGTACATTTCTTCACGAATGAAGATTTTCTCCAAAGTAGAAAAATGCCATTTATTTTTTAATTCTTCTAATTGAATTTCAAGTTCCTGCTTAAGTAAATCAACCGTTCTTTCTGTCGAAATTTTCAACATTTGAGAAACTCCAATAAACAACGGTTTGTTATCTTCAATAACACAACCTAAAGGCGCTATAGAAGTTTCACAAGCTGTGAACGCAAATAAAGCATCGATTGTTTTATCTGGCGAAACACCTGGGAAAAGGTGAATTAAAATTTCAACATCGGCAGCGGTATTGTCTTCAATTTTCTTGATTTTGATTTTACCTTTTTCATTGGCTTTCAAAATACTATCAATCAAACTAGAAG
This is a stretch of genomic DNA from Flavobacterium endoglycinae. It encodes these proteins:
- a CDS encoding helix-turn-helix domain-containing protein → MDKLNFLNVIAWIAVFVSLLLAFFLFTVKTQNKLANRLFAFFFILSALDLSGFFFYKFIEGQLNLEAFRWTTCLLGMPLFYLFVLAVCYSDFQLKWKHLWHVIPFLVVNLIFIPRFYAADELQKIQFFEVHNQMPEMLFFRVVVEVQYLFYIVSVYLILKKYKELYLENYARTGFSTYRWLFQMTTVFLIAHSIVVLKNLLRYTNFKETFIWANVLVGSIALLVTCWFIMKALNHPELFRGINSKLKLAKDILPETEEKQTSDTFENDVIKNQILSLREYMDQKEPFLDPSLTIQELSNQINMPVRELSVLINHHIDQHFFDFVNEYRIQKAMKILKDSSKSNLTVLEILYEVGFNSKSSFNTAFKKYTNLTPTAYRNS
- the murQ gene encoding N-acetylmuramic acid 6-phosphate etherase; this encodes MTFTKTTEQSSKYEHLEKMSVNELLTNINNEDKTVPHAVEKALPQIEALVAQTVANLKLGGRIFYIGAGTSGRLGVVDASECPPTFGVPFDLVNGIIAGGDTAIRRAVENAEDNPTQAWLDLQAHNINQNDIVIGIAASGTTPYVIGGLETCNENNIATGCITCNAGSPLALTAKFPIEVVVGPEFVTGSSRMKAGTAQKLVLNMISTASMIQLGKVKGNKMVDMQLSNIKLVDRGVKMIMGEIPVSYEEASELLKKYGSVRNAVDNYNK
- a CDS encoding DUF6095 family protein → MATNKQLLMKGIKYLPGALPLMFIGPSLIYNAFQNQHTNWHYLVLGIGIIACLSSMVLIFLGLRIIMKGIFND
- a CDS encoding pentapeptide repeat-containing protein, which codes for MESLIHIQKTFDKVVYIDKKINNREFEDCVFKNCDFSNSNFGYNTFLDCEFIDCNLSMTSLAGTSLKNVTFGNCKLLGIAFNECDDFLFQVHFEECVLDYALFSNKKMPKTKFINSSVREVTFIGTNLTSSVFDNCNLDGAIFNETQLAGADFRTAYNFKIDPEFNPMRKAQFSTSGIVGLLDKYDIKIV
- a CDS encoding DUF1572 family protein → MSADQSYLESAKKQFLYYKMLGEKAMDQLEPQQLFVTVNEDTNSIASIVKHISGNMLSRWTDFLSSDGEKEWRNRDAEFENDLQSKEEVLEIWNKGWNCLENALESLKPEQLSDIIYIRNEGHTVIEAINRQLAHYPYHVGQMIFYAKQLKNSEWNSLSIPKNKSSNYNAEKFAKEKEIKNFTDDELKRLK
- a CDS encoding DNA topoisomerase IV, producing the protein MKKIIFLFPVLALVSCYNAEHNCKDFKNGKFKFETEVNGVKKTTFFERKDSIEIETFEGKTDTATIRWVSDCEYILQKKHPKNMAEEKAISMKILTTSKDSYTFEYGLVGSEEKQRGTVHKVD
- a CDS encoding DUF294 nucleotidyltransferase-like domain-containing protein; this translates as MKNTISQRVADFLKSYPPFNFLHQKDLEKLSEQISIIYKEKDAVIFAENDKTHDSFYVVHKGAVALKKSTKNTVLDMCDEGDIFGLRPLLAQENYIMEAVAHEESILYAIPIAVFKPYALENRNVGNFLIESYASNTRNPYSDIHKDKLYGDDDLNENLQTSNHSFDLTPIKYSKKIVTCSPSTTVKDIAKIMGKKKVGAILIVDEMLPIGILTDKDLRNKIVTGDFPITTTAETIMTKPVITYPKKMTVTEAQMAMMKSDISHLCLTKDGTVNTKAVGILSKHDVMVALGNNPAVLIKALKRTKKIKEIKPIRNQIMQLLQGYLDQNIPMTLITKIITELNEACTTRVIEICLDKMSSPPPAKFAWLAMGSQGRGEQMLHTDQDNAIVYENVNEVFRDETRVYFQKFAGLVNKGLFEIGYDYCPAEMMASNPKWCMSLDEWKSQVYHWITNPGKNEVLLSFIFFDYSSTYGDTEIVSQLSDYIFETIKANPIFYMHLVSGALQSPSPTGFFRQFLVEQDGANKDNFDIKRRALMPLTDAARVLILSHSVKGISNTAERFEKLAELEPNNRELYLSCSYSFKALLKFRTKQGLLHHDSGQFIELESLTKMEKIKLKRTFKTIKELQELISVRFNISNLV
- a CDS encoding 3'-5' exonuclease; its protein translation is MGLFNFWKKEENLFDENITIEETRFVVLDTETTGFDYDNDRILCIGALVLQNGIIAVQNSFEVYLEQEHYDKATAQIHGILKAFIIQRPTELEALQQFLDFLGDSIIIAHHTIFDIMMINKALERNGLPQLTNKTLDTAYLYKKTLIKSHLFERKDHYTLDDLADKFDISKKDRHTALGDAYITAIAFLKIIKKLKEKKAINLNFLFK
- a CDS encoding DNA gyrase/topoisomerase IV subunit A, whose amino-acid sequence is MKDEEDDNLIPSDDENNQDENQIDGNQNGDDDEIIDVDAKHFEGQHFYENQEEEGEDVITKVTGMYKDWFLDYASYVILERAVPAIEDGFKPVQRRIMHSLKELDDGRYNKVANVVGHTMQYHPHGDASIGDAMVQIGQKDLLIDCQGNWGNILTGDGAAAPRYIEARLSKFALEVLYSPKITEWGLSYDGRKAEPINLPVKFPLLLAQGAEGIAVGLSTKVLPHNFNELIDASIKILKGKPFTLYPDFMTAGIADVSNYNDGMRGGRVRVRAKISQLDKNTLVITQIPFSTNTSSLIDSILKANEKGKIKIKKIEDNTAADVEILIHLFPGVSPDKTIDALFAFTACETSIAPLGCVIEDNKPLFIGVSQMLKISTERTVDLLKQELEIQLEELKNKWHFSTLEKIFIREEMYIDFKLYGDRESLYKYLYDRFEPFKKSFVREINDDDLQRLTQIPMIRITRFDSDKADELISKLEEEMKEVEYNLEHLTDFAISYFTKLKEKYGKGRQRQTELRVFDNVEATKVVLRNTKLYVNREEGFVGTSLKKDEYVADCSDIDDVIVFLRDGKMMITKVDSKTFVGKDIIHVAVFDKGDKRTIYNMIYRDGKSGPSYIKRFNVTGVTRDKAYDLTNGTNGSQVVYFSHNPNGEAEVVTILLRQIGTIKKLKFDIDFAKLAIKGRASKGNLVTKYPIKKIELKEKGISTLLPRKVWFDDTVKRLNVDGRGELLGEFKPTDKILVISQSGKLKVIIPELSTHFEEDMIVLEKWKPKKPISAIYYDGEKERYFLKRFLVENEGKEESFITDHPNSQLEIVSTDYRPVAQLVFAKVKGVQKDDLHIDVEDFIAVKGFKALGNQLTTDKLRQVNLLDPLPYEEPVEEAPEKTEISEDDPVETELDDDGQIGLVLD